In a genomic window of Vicinamibacterales bacterium:
- a CDS encoding signal peptidase II yields MPPPGARPAIGTLVLQLGLVATIAATVGCDRVTKHVATAALAGRPARSLLADTIRLGYVQNAGGFLSLGADLPETVRTSLFVVATGVLLLALVAYGIRLRWRGWAAFGLALFVAGGVSNWVDRVLHGSVIDFINVGVGPLRTGVFNVADVAILLGVAIVLISEFTRPSIRVRPDPR; encoded by the coding sequence GTGCCGCCGCCTGGCGCGCGGCCCGCGATCGGGACGCTGGTGCTCCAGCTCGGGCTGGTCGCCACGATCGCGGCGACGGTCGGCTGCGACCGTGTCACCAAGCACGTGGCGACCGCCGCGCTGGCCGGCCGGCCGGCGCGGTCGCTGCTCGCCGATACCATCCGCCTCGGCTACGTGCAGAACGCCGGCGGATTCCTGAGCCTCGGGGCGGATCTGCCCGAGACGGTCCGTACCTCGTTGTTCGTCGTCGCCACCGGCGTGCTCCTGCTCGCGCTCGTCGCCTACGGCATCAGGCTTCGCTGGCGCGGGTGGGCGGCCTTCGGTCTCGCGCTGTTCGTCGCCGGCGGCGTGTCGAACTGGGTCGACCGCGTCCTGCACGGCAGCGTCATCGACTTCATCAACGTCGGCGTCGGTCCGCTGCGCACCGGGGTGTTCAACGTCGCCGACGTCGCGATCCTGCTCGGCGTCGCCATCGTCCTGATCTCGGAGTTCACGCGTCCCTCCATTCGCGTGCGCCCTGATCCGCGCTGA
- a CDS encoding DUF962 domain-containing protein, which translates to MLGGKTWDQWISQYALSHQHPVNRFCHTIGIPLIVLSLPLVLVALVEPRWWPVPAALFVLGWIFQFVGHAVEGKPPEFLHDWRFLLVGLRWWIAKMRGRA; encoded by the coding sequence ATGCTTGGCGGCAAGACCTGGGATCAGTGGATCTCGCAGTACGCGCTGAGCCACCAGCATCCCGTCAACCGTTTCTGCCATACGATCGGGATCCCCCTGATCGTGCTCTCGCTGCCGCTCGTCCTGGTGGCGCTCGTCGAGCCGCGCTGGTGGCCGGTGCCGGCGGCGCTGTTCGTCCTCGGATGGATTTTCCAGTTCGTCGGCCACGCGGTGGAAGGCAAGCCGCCCGAGTTCCTGCACGACTGGCGTTTTCTCCTGGTCGGCCTGCGCTGGTGGATCGCCAAGATGCGGGGACGCGCCTAA
- a CDS encoding outer membrane beta-barrel protein, with protein MKTTRLFALALLCACAAGVRHASAQTPGERLEAAANLSMLRLSDVSGARAGLGGRLTFDLTRHVALEGELAFYPKDRIAGVLTETAAGSYRVVSERRRTDALFGVKVGARFDRFGVFGKARPGFTRLADRGTACEGPGCAVILMLIAPYQYRTEFAFDFGGGVEVHPTARTVARFEMGDTIIRHRSFAPPCPASECTTHNLSTRLGIGYRF; from the coding sequence ATGAAGACCACACGGCTTTTCGCCCTGGCGCTGTTGTGCGCGTGCGCCGCCGGCGTGCGGCACGCCTCCGCCCAGACGCCCGGCGAACGGCTCGAGGCCGCCGCCAATCTGAGCATGCTGCGGCTGAGCGATGTCTCGGGCGCGCGCGCCGGCCTGGGCGGGCGCCTGACGTTCGACCTGACGCGCCACGTCGCCCTCGAAGGGGAGCTCGCGTTCTATCCCAAGGATCGCATCGCGGGGGTCTTGACCGAAACAGCCGCCGGAAGCTACCGCGTCGTCAGCGAGCGGCGGCGCACCGACGCGCTGTTCGGCGTCAAGGTCGGCGCCCGCTTCGACCGGTTCGGCGTGTTCGGCAAGGCCCGGCCGGGCTTCACGCGCCTTGCCGATCGCGGCACCGCCTGCGAAGGGCCCGGCTGCGCCGTCATCCTGATGCTGATCGCCCCTTATCAGTACCGCACCGAGTTCGCGTTCGATTTCGGCGGCGGCGTCGAAGTTCATCCCACCGCCCGCACCGTCGCGCGCTTCGAGATGGGGGACACGATCATCCGCCACCGCAGCTTTGCCCCGCCGTGCCCGGCGTCGGAGTGCACGACCCACAACCTTTCCACGCGGCTCGGGATCGGATACCGTTTCTAG
- a CDS encoding CehA/McbA family metallohydrolase, translating into MSDRIGRRALLRQVAELALVAAPLLRAVRADADVLELQPLLAQVRRVLDAMHALGEPFAEADIAALTAAENGGDAAAIAAAVDRVLASRCLAEVRINPEARVSVTRGPAEARLAEHGWRAFLIKVRNEAGVTARLLLESPQARPVYRPATGNAMAPPSVRQADVLDRWLAIEMYDEKPLEPPLSGLPLEYRVVTLYSRDRGRREAQIGATIGSGSEDIGFRNRVAIVFHIDPSEDVGIRVRDEHGRPAVASLLVEDRQGRVYPARSKRLAPDFFFQRQVYRADGETIRLPAGEFTATCGRGPEYVTEQRRIEVRPGVRAPAIDVQLRRWIDPAARGWYSGDHHIHAAGCSHYESPTEGVRPEDMMRHVLGEALSVGAVLNWGPGYYHQRQYFEGKEHRLSTRSTLLRYDLEVSGFPSSHCGHLVLLRLREQDYPDTRQIEDWPSWDLPILKWAKGQGAVAGFAHSGWGLQVNSHALPNLEMPPFDGIGANEYIVDVTHDAVDFISACDTPYAHELNIWYHTLNCGYRARISGETDFPCITDERVGGGRSYVRVDGALSYDGWCEGVRRGRTYVSDGFSHLMDFAADGVPLGGSDLQVGPRTRVTLTAACACLLPSQAPAAKPDPSRRPFWTPEHARVPGTREAVVEAVVNGQPVARQRIRADGTVHDVRLEVAVERSSWIALRILGSAHTNPIFARVDGKEIRASRKSAEWCAQAVDLCWAQKSPRIRARERDAARAAFDVARERYREVLRQSDAD; encoded by the coding sequence ATGTCCGATCGCATCGGCCGCCGCGCGCTGCTCCGCCAGGTTGCCGAGCTCGCGCTGGTCGCCGCGCCGCTGCTCCGCGCGGTGCGCGCCGACGCCGACGTCCTCGAGCTGCAGCCGCTGCTCGCGCAGGTCCGCCGCGTGCTCGACGCCATGCACGCGCTCGGCGAGCCGTTCGCCGAGGCCGACATCGCCGCGCTGACGGCTGCCGAGAACGGCGGCGACGCCGCGGCCATCGCCGCCGCGGTGGATCGCGTGCTCGCGTCGCGATGTCTCGCCGAGGTCCGGATCAATCCGGAGGCGCGCGTCTCGGTGACGCGGGGCCCGGCGGAGGCGCGGCTCGCCGAGCACGGCTGGCGCGCGTTTCTGATCAAGGTCCGCAACGAAGCGGGCGTCACGGCGCGGCTGCTGCTCGAGAGCCCGCAGGCGCGCCCGGTGTATCGTCCGGCCACCGGCAATGCCATGGCGCCGCCCAGCGTCCGCCAGGCCGACGTCCTCGATCGCTGGCTGGCGATCGAGATGTACGACGAGAAGCCGCTCGAGCCGCCGCTGTCCGGCCTGCCGCTCGAGTACCGGGTGGTGACGCTCTACAGCCGCGATCGCGGACGGCGCGAGGCGCAGATCGGCGCCACGATCGGCAGCGGCAGCGAGGACATCGGTTTCCGCAACCGGGTCGCGATCGTCTTCCACATCGATCCATCCGAGGACGTGGGCATCCGCGTGCGGGACGAGCACGGCCGGCCCGCGGTGGCGTCGCTGCTGGTCGAGGATCGGCAGGGCCGCGTCTATCCGGCGCGTTCGAAGCGGCTGGCGCCCGATTTCTTCTTCCAGCGCCAGGTCTATCGCGCCGACGGCGAGACGATACGGCTGCCGGCCGGCGAATTCACGGCGACGTGCGGCCGCGGTCCCGAGTACGTGACCGAACAGCGGCGGATCGAGGTTCGTCCCGGCGTGCGCGCGCCGGCCATCGACGTGCAGCTCAGACGCTGGATCGATCCGGCGGCGCGCGGGTGGTACTCCGGCGACCATCACATCCACGCGGCCGGCTGCAGCCACTACGAGAGTCCCACCGAAGGGGTGCGGCCGGAAGACATGATGCGCCACGTCCTGGGAGAGGCGCTGAGCGTCGGCGCGGTGCTGAACTGGGGCCCCGGCTACTACCATCAGCGGCAGTACTTCGAGGGCAAGGAACACCGCCTCTCCACCAGGTCCACGCTGCTGCGCTACGACCTCGAGGTCTCCGGGTTCCCGTCCAGCCACTGCGGGCATCTCGTCCTGCTGCGGCTGCGCGAGCAGGACTATCCCGACACGCGGCAGATCGAAGACTGGCCGTCGTGGGATCTGCCGATTCTGAAATGGGCGAAAGGGCAAGGCGCGGTCGCGGGATTCGCGCACAGCGGCTGGGGCCTGCAGGTGAACAGCCACGCCCTGCCCAATCTCGAGATGCCGCCGTTCGACGGCATCGGCGCCAACGAGTACATCGTCGACGTCACGCACGACGCGGTGGACTTCATCTCGGCGTGCGACACGCCGTACGCGCACGAGTTGAACATCTGGTACCACACGCTGAATTGCGGCTATCGCGCGCGGATCTCGGGGGAGACCGACTTCCCCTGCATCACCGACGAGCGCGTCGGCGGCGGCCGCTCCTACGTGCGCGTGGACGGCGCGCTGTCGTACGACGGCTGGTGCGAGGGGGTGCGGCGCGGCCGGACCTACGTGTCGGACGGCTTCTCGCACCTGATGGATTTCGCCGCCGACGGCGTTCCGCTCGGCGGCAGCGATCTGCAGGTGGGGCCGCGAACCCGTGTGACGCTCACCGCCGCCTGTGCGTGCCTGCTGCCGTCGCAGGCTCCGGCCGCGAAGCCGGATCCCTCGAGGCGTCCGTTCTGGACGCCGGAACACGCGCGCGTTCCCGGCACCCGCGAGGCCGTCGTCGAGGCGGTGGTGAACGGCCAACCGGTCGCGCGTCAGCGGATCCGCGCGGACGGCACGGTGCACGACGTCCGCCTCGAGGTCGCGGTCGAGCGCAGCAGCTGGATCGCGCTGCGCATCCTCGGCAGCGCGCACACCAACCCGATCTTCGCCCGCGTGGACGGCAAGGAGATTCGCGCGTCCCGGAAGAGCGCCGAGTGGTGCGCGCAGGCGGTCGACCTGTGCTGGGCGCAGAAGTCGCCGCGCATCCGCGCCCGCGAACGCGACGCGGCCCGCGCCGCATTCGACGTGGCGCGCGAGCGCTATCGGGAAGTCCTGCGCCAGTCGGACGCGGACTGA
- a CDS encoding AAC(3) family N-acetyltransferase, translated as MAMISRDRLAADLRALGLRHGDVVMTHASVRAVGDVAGGPDQIHLAIKDAITPDGTLIMYASCPRYVDEVGRGNLTPAQEADVLGMLPAFDPATARSARDNGTLVEFFRTWPGSQVNPHPARLVAWGAAAGRVFSSQPWDFAFGAGSPLERFVELDGKILLLAPDHDAVTFLHYVEHVADLPDKRVARFRVPVLENGVRVWREMKEYDTSAQGAHANWPDRFFARIVDTYLAGTRNGGGLVGDAPSHLLSARGLLDFARPVMEAVARDRRAADRLVPAPGQSASDWRRTSR; from the coding sequence ATGGCGATGATCTCCCGCGATCGGCTCGCCGCCGATCTGCGTGCGCTCGGGCTGCGGCACGGCGACGTGGTGATGACGCACGCGTCGGTCCGAGCCGTCGGGGACGTGGCCGGCGGTCCGGATCAGATCCACCTCGCGATCAAGGACGCGATCACGCCAGACGGGACGCTGATCATGTACGCGAGCTGTCCGCGGTATGTGGACGAAGTCGGGCGGGGCAATCTCACGCCCGCGCAGGAGGCGGATGTGCTCGGCATGCTGCCGGCGTTCGACCCTGCCACCGCGCGCTCGGCGCGCGACAACGGCACCCTGGTCGAGTTCTTCCGCACCTGGCCCGGGTCGCAGGTCAATCCGCATCCGGCGCGCTTGGTCGCCTGGGGCGCCGCCGCCGGCCGCGTGTTCTCGTCGCAGCCGTGGGATTTCGCGTTCGGCGCCGGCTCGCCGCTGGAGCGGTTCGTCGAGCTGGACGGAAAGATTCTGCTGCTCGCGCCGGACCATGACGCGGTCACCTTCCTGCACTACGTCGAGCACGTGGCCGACCTGCCGGACAAGCGCGTCGCCCGCTTCCGCGTTCCGGTGCTCGAGAACGGCGTCCGCGTCTGGCGCGAGATGAAGGAGTACGACACGTCCGCCCAGGGGGCGCACGCCAACTGGCCCGATCGCTTCTTCGCCCGGATCGTCGACACGTATCTCGCCGGGACGCGGAACGGCGGCGGCCTCGTGGGGGATGCGCCGAGCCATCTGCTCTCCGCGCGCGGGCTTCTCGACTTCGCCCGTCCGGTGATGGAGGCAGTCGCACGCGATCGGCGCGCCGCCGACCGGCTCGTGCCGGCGCCGGGTCAGTCCGCGTCCGACTGGCGCAGGACTTCCCGATAG
- a CDS encoding SET domain-containing protein-lysine N-methyltransferase codes for MTRRRSAISGWGVYAGEPIAEDTRIVEYKGQLISQAEAWRREQRYLPRHRIWIFTIDARWARDAAFGGNVARYINHACRPNCYVDIDGRHIWIRASRNIRTGEELTYDYNTDGVAGIRCRCRPNCRRTI; via the coding sequence GTGACCCGCAGGCGTTCGGCGATCTCCGGCTGGGGTGTCTACGCCGGTGAACCCATCGCCGAAGACACCCGCATCGTCGAATACAAGGGACAGCTGATCTCGCAGGCCGAGGCCTGGCGCCGCGAGCAGCGCTATCTGCCCCGGCACCGGATCTGGATCTTCACCATCGACGCGCGCTGGGCGCGCGACGCCGCGTTCGGCGGCAATGTGGCGCGGTACATCAATCATGCCTGCCGGCCGAACTGCTACGTCGACATCGACGGGCGGCACATCTGGATCCGTGCCTCGCGCAACATCCGCACGGGTGAAGAGCTCACCTACGACTACAACACCGACGGCGTTGCCGGGATCAGGTGCCGCTGCCGGCCGAACTGCCGGCGGACGATCTGA
- a CDS encoding phosphatase PAP2 family protein codes for MIDPLAAAAGIGLLGPVLAGPSLARALGTLAARARRRVEWGIILAAVGLAIAGDVLQDGPGVGGALIYVVAALPGLITFLVWRSQLASAVVSMAPMYFVVSILTRERATHQPALALDGVIPLHPAWMLVYGSLYVFVIVLPLLVVRDRALIRRALQGYLLVMALSYAIFLVYPTSAPRPDAIGDAGFAAWTLRILYSLDPPYNCFPSLHVAYAFVSALACLRVHRGVGAAAVAWAALIGVSTLFTKQHYAADVVAGTAAASLAYVLFLRARPDEPVPEHDRRRAPARALGAVGVFAIMIAGFAVAYHFES; via the coding sequence GTGATCGATCCACTGGCCGCCGCGGCGGGCATCGGGCTGCTCGGACCGGTTCTGGCCGGTCCGTCGCTTGCCCGCGCCCTCGGGACGCTTGCCGCGCGTGCACGCCGGCGCGTCGAGTGGGGCATCATCCTCGCCGCGGTCGGCCTCGCCATCGCCGGCGACGTGCTGCAGGACGGCCCCGGCGTGGGCGGCGCGCTCATCTACGTCGTCGCGGCGCTGCCCGGGCTGATCACGTTCCTGGTGTGGCGATCGCAGCTCGCGAGCGCGGTGGTCTCGATGGCGCCGATGTACTTCGTCGTCTCGATCCTGACGCGCGAGCGCGCCACCCATCAGCCCGCCCTGGCGCTCGACGGCGTGATTCCGCTGCACCCGGCGTGGATGCTGGTCTACGGCTCGCTCTACGTCTTCGTAATCGTGCTGCCGCTGCTCGTCGTGCGCGATCGCGCGCTCATCCGGCGCGCGCTGCAGGGATACCTGCTGGTGATGGCGCTGTCGTACGCGATCTTCCTCGTCTATCCGACCTCCGCCCCGCGGCCGGACGCGATCGGCGACGCGGGCTTCGCCGCGTGGACGCTGCGCATCCTGTATTCGCTGGATCCGCCCTACAACTGCTTTCCCTCGCTGCACGTCGCCTACGCGTTCGTCTCGGCGCTGGCGTGTCTGCGCGTGCACCGCGGCGTGGGCGCGGCGGCGGTCGCCTGGGCCGCATTGATCGGCGTGTCGACCCTGTTCACCAAGCAGCACTACGCCGCCGACGTGGTTGCCGGCACCGCGGCGGCGTCCCTCGCCTACGTGCTGTTCCTGCGCGCGAGGCCGGACGAACCGGTCCCTGAACACGATCGCCGGCGCGCGCCGGCACGCGCGCTCGGCGCGGTCGGCGTCTTCGCGATCATGATCGCGGGATTCGCCGTCGCATATCATTTTGAGTCGTGA
- a CDS encoding ABC transporter permease — protein sequence MHDLRYAVRTLRRNAGLTAVIVASLAIGIGANSAIFSVVNALLLRPLPYPDPERLAVLWLRSPGVDIPQDWPSPGQYIDVRSENRSFDELSISRGRSGTLLGIGDAQRVEALETSSSLFTLLGARPLHGRLLRPDEDAPGRPPVVILSYGFWNRVFGGDPDVVGRAITLNGVGQGAGDARNQFEVAGVLGPEFLLNGEIMPTVASIRQMDVFLPLPLGADAVTRRGDENFNVMARVKPGVTMAQAKADVAAIAARIRDKDKRDRTFTIDVVPLIESVVGDVRVAILVVLGSVTLVLLIACANVANLLLTRAAGRQKEIAVRTALGASWRRLVGQLLTESLLLALLGGAAGLALARIALQVVRAVNPGNIPRLDAIVLDGTVLLFTLAVSVATGLIFGLVPAIRAARVDLNASLKAGGRNAQGEGGFGSARPRLRGLLVVAEVAISLVLLVAAGLLLRSFVRLQGVSPGFQPDGVISMRVGPSARQFPNRDAALAHYGPIAEALAGVPGVGAHGAVSSLPFTSSIGWGSINVEGWTPQPGQELQVDQRSVTAEYFRTMGVPLVSGRVFTAADMPSTAEQVAVIDEKFAQRFWPAGDAVGKHVWFDPARKLRIVGVVGSVKQYGLDVDGRIVLYRPGVWASYQVARTSGDPAAVGRAMVRKIQEMDPTITVFDVQTMTSRLSASMARQRFSTLMLGAFALFALILAVVGVYGVMSHLVAQGAHDIGVRMALGAERGRILAMVLKQGMLLTAGGSLIGLAAAAALTRVMASMLFGISATDLATFTAVPLILIGTAAVASYVPARRATRVDPVVALRDE from the coding sequence ATGCACGACCTCCGCTACGCCGTCCGCACCCTCAGGCGCAACGCCGGCCTCACCGCGGTGATCGTCGCGTCGCTGGCGATCGGCATCGGCGCCAACTCCGCCATCTTCAGCGTCGTCAACGCGCTGCTGCTCAGGCCGCTGCCCTACCCCGATCCCGAGCGCCTCGCGGTGCTCTGGCTGCGCTCTCCCGGCGTCGACATTCCACAGGACTGGCCGTCGCCCGGGCAGTACATCGACGTCCGCAGCGAGAATCGTTCGTTCGACGAGCTGTCGATCTCGCGCGGCCGGTCCGGGACGCTGCTCGGCATCGGCGACGCGCAGCGCGTCGAGGCGCTCGAGACCTCGTCCAGCCTGTTCACGCTGCTCGGCGCCAGGCCGCTGCACGGCCGGCTGCTGCGTCCCGACGAAGACGCGCCGGGGCGGCCGCCCGTCGTCATCCTGAGCTACGGGTTCTGGAACCGCGTCTTCGGCGGCGACCCGGACGTCGTCGGCAGGGCGATCACGTTGAACGGCGTCGGGCAGGGCGCCGGCGACGCCAGGAACCAGTTCGAGGTGGCGGGCGTGCTCGGCCCGGAGTTCCTGCTGAATGGCGAGATCATGCCGACCGTGGCGAGCATCCGGCAGATGGACGTCTTCCTGCCGCTGCCGCTCGGCGCCGACGCCGTCACGCGGCGGGGCGACGAGAACTTCAACGTCATGGCGCGCGTCAAGCCGGGCGTCACCATGGCGCAGGCGAAGGCGGACGTCGCGGCGATTGCGGCGCGGATCCGCGACAAGGACAAGCGCGATCGCACGTTCACGATCGACGTCGTGCCGCTGATCGAGTCGGTCGTCGGCGACGTGCGCGTCGCCATTCTCGTGGTGCTCGGATCGGTGACGCTGGTGCTGCTGATCGCGTGCGCGAACGTGGCGAACCTGCTGCTCACGCGCGCCGCGGGGCGCCAGAAGGAGATTGCGGTCCGGACGGCGCTCGGCGCGAGCTGGCGCAGGCTCGTCGGCCAGCTGCTGACCGAGAGCCTGCTGCTGGCGCTGCTCGGCGGGGCGGCGGGTCTCGCGCTTGCCCGGATCGCGCTGCAGGTCGTGCGCGCCGTCAACCCCGGGAACATTCCGCGGCTCGACGCGATTGTGCTCGACGGGACCGTGCTGCTGTTCACCCTCGCGGTGTCGGTCGCGACCGGGCTGATCTTCGGTCTCGTCCCCGCGATCCGCGCTGCCCGTGTCGATCTCAACGCGTCGCTCAAAGCCGGGGGCAGGAACGCGCAGGGAGAAGGCGGCTTCGGGAGCGCGCGGCCGCGCCTGCGCGGCCTGCTCGTCGTCGCCGAGGTGGCGATCTCCCTCGTGCTCCTCGTCGCTGCCGGGCTGCTGCTCCGCAGCTTCGTCCGGCTGCAGGGGGTCTCGCCGGGATTCCAGCCCGACGGCGTCATCTCGATGCGGGTCGGCCCGAGCGCGCGGCAGTTTCCGAACCGTGACGCGGCGCTCGCGCACTACGGGCCGATCGCGGAGGCGCTGGCCGGCGTGCCCGGCGTCGGCGCGCACGGCGCGGTGTCGTCGCTGCCCTTCACCTCCTCGATCGGCTGGGGATCGATCAACGTCGAGGGCTGGACGCCGCAGCCCGGGCAGGAACTGCAGGTCGATCAACGCTCGGTCACGGCGGAGTATTTCCGCACCATGGGCGTTCCGCTCGTGAGCGGCCGCGTGTTCACGGCCGCCGACATGCCGTCGACGGCCGAGCAGGTGGCGGTGATCGACGAGAAGTTCGCGCAGCGCTTCTGGCCCGCCGGCGACGCCGTCGGCAAGCACGTCTGGTTCGATCCGGCGCGGAAGCTCCGGATCGTCGGCGTCGTCGGCAGCGTGAAACAGTACGGCCTCGACGTGGACGGGCGGATCGTCCTGTACCGCCCGGGCGTGTGGGCGAGCTACCAGGTCGCCCGCACCTCCGGCGATCCCGCAGCAGTGGGCCGCGCGATGGTGCGGAAGATCCAGGAAATGGATCCGACGATCACGGTGTTCGACGTGCAGACCATGACGAGCCGCCTGTCCGCCTCGATGGCGCGCCAGCGGTTCTCGACGCTCATGCTCGGCGCCTTCGCGCTGTTCGCGCTGATCCTGGCCGTCGTCGGCGTCTACGGCGTGATGTCGCACCTGGTCGCGCAAGGGGCGCACGACATCGGCGTTCGCATGGCGCTCGGCGCCGAGCGCGGCCGCATCCTGGCGATGGTGCTGAAGCAGGGGATGCTGCTGACGGCCGGCGGCAGCCTCATCGGCCTGGCCGCCGCGGCGGCATTGACGCGCGTGATGGCAAGCATGCTGTTCGGGATCAGCGCGACGGATCTGGCGACGTTCACCGCCGTGCCGCTGATCTTGATCGGCACCGCCGCCGTCGCGAGCTACGTTCCGGCGCGCCGCGCCACGCGCGTCGATCCGGTGGTCGCGCTGCGCGACGAGTAG
- a CDS encoding oligopeptide transporter, OPT family — translation MANVKTPKTEAAVNPSWNSTAPLGEFRPYVPESANLPEFTFKAVLFGAIFGIIFGAVTVYVGLRAGLTVSASIPIAVLSISLLRAFGKATILENNIVQTAGSAGESVAAGAIFTLPALIFMGFPFEYSRIFLLALIGGWIGVLFMIPLRRQLIVQEHGNLLYPEGTACADVLVAGEKGGSFASRVFWGLGLGGAYTFLMATVGLWKQRPLYEPAWLPGASVRAEITSEYLGVGYIIGPRIAGTIFAGGVFSWLVLMPAIKFFGEGLADPLYPSTIPIRDMTPGQMWENYIRPMGAGAVAMAGLITLMKTMPTIVNALKSGIRDVRAQQGGAEASGGRLDRDLAMKWVLLGSLAIIVAMWLMLTFNPIAGARTSGFENLIASLFVVLFGFLFVTVSSRICGLIGTSANPVSGMTIATLMATCAMFLAMGWTAPAYSALAITIGGVVCVAAANAGATSQDLKTGFLIGATPYRQQWALMIGVMVSVFVIGGTLMLMNFGLSEFRPVQRPIDIERVRAEQSARGAAIRIEKELDDPHPQVYRDKRYILVNALGSRELPDGKYLYDPDTRQIEVQWITGIGSDKAAAPQGRLMATVITGILNQRLPWRLVAMGVFLVIAVELLGIRSLSFAVGSYLGLHTTLAIFCGGIVRWAAERGRKPAGGHAESDVSPGSLFASGLIAAGGVLGLIAIIINVLGDPELGIRVIPPGVLAFGPRLAPGLAASNIFAVLMFALLAYSLYYFARKKLD, via the coding sequence GTGGCCAACGTCAAGACGCCGAAGACCGAAGCGGCCGTCAATCCATCGTGGAACTCGACCGCTCCGCTGGGCGAATTCCGGCCGTACGTGCCCGAGAGCGCGAACCTGCCGGAATTCACCTTCAAGGCGGTGCTCTTCGGCGCCATCTTCGGCATCATCTTCGGCGCGGTCACCGTCTACGTCGGGCTGCGCGCCGGCCTCACCGTGTCGGCGTCGATTCCCATCGCCGTCCTGAGCATCAGCCTGCTGCGCGCCTTCGGCAAGGCGACGATTCTCGAGAACAACATCGTGCAGACCGCCGGCTCCGCCGGCGAGTCGGTCGCGGCCGGCGCCATCTTCACGCTGCCGGCGCTCATCTTCATGGGGTTCCCCTTCGAGTACTCGCGCATCTTCCTGCTGGCGCTGATCGGCGGGTGGATCGGGGTCCTGTTCATGATTCCGCTGCGCCGCCAGCTGATCGTGCAGGAGCACGGCAACCTGCTGTATCCGGAAGGCACGGCGTGCGCCGACGTCCTCGTCGCCGGCGAGAAGGGCGGGTCGTTCGCGAGCCGCGTGTTCTGGGGCCTCGGGCTCGGCGGCGCCTACACCTTCCTGATGGCCACCGTCGGCCTGTGGAAACAGCGGCCGCTCTACGAGCCGGCCTGGCTCCCCGGCGCGTCGGTCCGCGCCGAGATCACCAGCGAATACCTCGGCGTCGGCTACATCATCGGGCCGCGCATCGCCGGCACGATCTTCGCCGGCGGCGTGTTCTCATGGCTGGTCCTGATGCCGGCGATCAAGTTCTTCGGCGAGGGGCTCGCCGACCCGCTCTACCCCAGCACCATTCCGATCCGCGACATGACGCCGGGCCAGATGTGGGAGAACTACATCCGCCCGATGGGGGCCGGCGCGGTGGCGATGGCGGGACTCATCACCCTGATGAAGACGATGCCGACGATCGTCAACGCGCTGAAGAGCGGGATCCGCGACGTGCGGGCGCAGCAGGGCGGCGCCGAGGCATCCGGCGGCCGGCTCGATCGCGACCTGGCGATGAAGTGGGTGCTGCTCGGCTCGCTCGCCATCATCGTCGCGATGTGGCTGATGCTGACGTTCAACCCGATTGCCGGGGCGCGGACGAGCGGCTTCGAGAACCTGATCGCGTCGCTCTTCGTCGTGCTGTTCGGCTTCCTGTTCGTCACCGTGTCGTCGCGAATCTGCGGGCTGATCGGCACGTCCGCCAATCCGGTCAGCGGCATGACCATCGCCACCTTGATGGCGACCTGCGCGATGTTCCTGGCGATGGGCTGGACCGCGCCGGCCTATTCGGCGCTGGCGATCACGATCGGCGGCGTGGTCTGCGTCGCGGCGGCCAATGCCGGGGCGACGTCGCAGGACCTGAAGACCGGCTTCCTGATCGGGGCGACGCCGTACCGGCAGCAGTGGGCGCTGATGATCGGCGTCATGGTGTCGGTGTTCGTGATTGGCGGCACGCTGATGCTGATGAACTTCGGCCTGTCGGAGTTCCGCCCGGTGCAGCGGCCGATCGACATCGAGCGGGTGCGCGCCGAGCAGAGCGCGCGCGGCGCCGCGATCCGCATCGAGAAGGAGCTGGACGATCCGCACCCGCAGGTCTACCGCGACAAGCGCTACATCCTGGTCAACGCGCTCGGCTCGCGCGAGCTGCCCGACGGCAAGTACCTCTACGATCCCGACACGCGGCAGATCGAAGTGCAGTGGATCACCGGCATCGGCAGCGACAAGGCGGCCGCGCCGCAGGGCCGGCTCATGGCCACGGTCATCACCGGCATCCTGAACCAGCGGCTGCCGTGGCGCCTGGTGGCGATGGGGGTCTTCCTGGTGATCGCGGTGGAACTGCTCGGCATCCGCTCGCTGTCGTTCGCGGTCGGTTCCTACCTGGGGCTCCACACCACGCTGGCGATCTTCTGCGGCGGGATCGTCCGCTGGGCCGCCGAGCGCGGGCGCAAACCCGCGGGAGGCCACGCCGAGAGCGACGTGAGTCCGGGCTCGCTGTTCGCGAGCGGCCTGATCGCCGCGGGCGGCGTGCTGGGCCTGATCGCGATCATCATCAACGTGCTCGGCGATCCCGAGCTGGGCATCCGCGTGATCCCGCCCGGCGTGCTCGCCTTCGGACCGCGCCTCGCGCCCGGGCTCGCCGCCTCGAACATTTTCGCCGTGCTGATGTTTGCGCTGCTCGCGTACTCGCTGTATTACTTCGCGCGAAAGAAGCTCGACTAG